TGTAGTAGAAGCCGCTGTCATCGTGCAGCCACGAGACGCCGCCCTGCCGCCACCCCCGCAGGGTGTCGGGAAGCTCCTCCATCGTGCGCAGGTCGATCACCCGGATCACCGGGTTCTCGTCGCCGGCTCTCGCCTTCCCGTAGGCGGCGTACCGGCCGTCGGGCGACAGCGCGAAGACGGAGAGCGTCTCGGTCGGCTCCCACCGGTTGGGATCGAGGATGACCCGGTCCGGCGCGCCGGGATGCTCGCGGAAGTGGACGACCCACTTGTCCTGGTCGGCCCGTTTCGTGCGGTAGACGAGGCAGTCGGCGAGCAGGCAGGCGGTGGGGGCGGAGGTGTCGTCGTAGCGCCACAGCTCCTGGAACCGCTCGTAGAGGGCGCGCCGCTGCGGCAGGGCATCGGTGTAGGCGCGGAACTCCTCCGCGCGGGCCGCGTCCCAGCGGGCGACGCGTTCGCTGCCCGCGTCTTCCATCCACCGGTAGGGGTCGGCCACCCGCACGCCGAAGATCTCGTCGACGACCTCCTCCCGCGGGGCGAGCGCCCCGGTGCGGGGGAGCGTGGAGCAACCGGCGGCGGCGAGCGCCGCGAGGGCGGCCGCCAGGGGGAGCGTCCTGGATCGCACGATCGAGCCTCCCGCGCCTCGCGCGGAGCGGGCGCGCCGGCATGATGCCCAATGACGGCCCGGGGCGCGAGTCGCCGGGGTCCGCCGCGTTGCGCGGGCGTTCCTCGGGCGCCAGATTCCTCTGCGTGGCGCGCCGGGCGTTCATCACCGGGATCACCGGCCAGGACGGCTCCTACCTCGCCGAGTTCCTGCTCGCGCGGGGGTACGAGGTCCACGGCCTGATCCGCCGCTCTTCGACCTTCGGAACCGAGAGGATCGATCATCTTTATGTCGATCCCCACGAGCCCGGGGCCCGGCTCCGCCTCCACTACGGCGACCTCACCGACGGAGGCCGCCTGACCCGGCTGCTTCAGGAGATCGAGCCGGACGAGGTGTACAACCTCGGCGCGCAGTCCCACGTGGCGGTGTCGTTCGCCAATCCCGTCTACACCGCCGAGGTGGACGCCATCGGCACCCTGCGGCTCCTCGAAGCGATCCGCCAGCTCGAACGGCCGGTCAGGTTCTACCAGGCCTCTTCCTCCGAGATGTTCGGCAAGGCGCGGGAAGTGCCGCAGAACGAGTCCACGCCGTTCCACCCGCGTTCCCCCTACGCGGTCGCCAAGGTCTACGCCTACTGGCAGACGGTGAACTACCGCGAGGCCTACGGGCTGTTCGCGTGCAACGGAATCCTGTTCAACCACGAATCGCCCCGGCGCGGCGAGACGTTCGTCACGCGGAAGATCACCCGGGCTGCGACGCGGATCAAGATGGGGCTCCAGAAGAAGCTCTATCTCGGCAATCTCGACGCGCAGCGGGATTGGGGATTCGCCGGCGACTACGTGCGGGCGATGTGGCTGATGCTGCAGCAGGACGAGCCGGGCGACTACGTGGTCGCCACCGGCGAGCGGCACTCCGTGCGCGAGTTCGCCGAGCTGGCCTTCGGCCTGCTCGATCTCGACTGGCGGGACTACGTCGAGATCGACCCGCGCTATTTGCGACCGGCCGAGGTCGACGTGCTGCAAGGCGACGCATCGCGCGCCCGGCAGGTCCTCGGATGGGAGCCGAAGGTCACCTTCCGCGAGCTGGTCGAGATGATGGTCCGCGCCGACCTCGAGCTGGCTCGCCGGGAGCGCGCCCTCGCCGAGATGGGCGGGCGCGGCGCCTCCGAGCCGATTCCCGCCGGCGCGCGGCCGGACGGCGCCCGCTGGTAGCCCTGGCTCTTCATGAGACCGTGAAACGAAACGCCGATGCCGCTGGATCGCCCGCACGAAGGCCCTGGCGCCCGCCTCGGACCCGGAACACCCCAGGACGGAGGGAGGGCCCCGCTTCCGGCTTGGACGCGCAAAGCGCGGCCAAACGGATTGCCGGACAGTCCGGTGGACTGTCCGGCCGCGGGACAGGCCCCGCTTCCGGCTTGGACGCGCGGAGCGGGACCCAACGGATGGACGGACCGCCGGGTGGACCGTCCGCCGGGCCGCGGGAAGGCCGAGTCCGGGCAGCGGAGCCCCGAACCCCCGCCGCCGAGACGATGCGGTGCCCTCGCCGAGGGCTCCATGAATCGCCCGGGCTAGAATCGATGCGGCGGTCCGCGCTGACCGGCCGGGGGAGCGAACGATGAGCGGTGCGGTGAGCGGGCTCCGCCGTGCGCTCGGGGCGGCGTGGCGGCGCGCGCGGCGCCGCGGGGCCGACCCGGACGCGGAGATCCAGCTCGTCCCCGCCAAGATGCCGGAATTCCGGCCGCCGGACCTGGCGCCACTCGCCGGCACCCGGAGCGGCATGGCGGGGCACATCCTCTTCCTGGTCAACCTGACGGTCCAGATCCGCGCCCGCCATGTCGTCGAGATCGGACTCGGCGGGGCGAACTCCGCCTGCGCCTTCCTGATCGGGCTGGCGGAGACCGGCGGCGTGCTCACCAGCA
The sequence above is drawn from the Acidobacteriota bacterium genome and encodes:
- the gmd gene encoding GDP-mannose 4,6-dehydratase produces the protein MPNDGPGRESPGSAALRGRSSGARFLCVARRAFITGITGQDGSYLAEFLLARGYEVHGLIRRSSTFGTERIDHLYVDPHEPGARLRLHYGDLTDGGRLTRLLQEIEPDEVYNLGAQSHVAVSFANPVYTAEVDAIGTLRLLEAIRQLERPVRFYQASSSEMFGKAREVPQNESTPFHPRSPYAVAKVYAYWQTVNYREAYGLFACNGILFNHESPRRGETFVTRKITRAATRIKMGLQKKLYLGNLDAQRDWGFAGDYVRAMWLMLQQDEPGDYVVATGERHSVREFAELAFGLLDLDWRDYVEIDPRYLRPAEVDVLQGDASRARQVLGWEPKVTFRELVEMMVRADLELARRERALAEMGGRGASEPIPAGARPDGARW